The window GCATAAGTCATCGTTTTCTCCTCCGTTAAGACGGGCTGCCGGTTGGTGGGTTGGAATTGCCGCTGCCACTGCTACCACCTGGGTTTGGTGCTCCGGTACTGCCTGAATTCCTACTATCGTCTACGGGTACTCCGGTTGCGCCGGGTGCAGCAGGATCCTCCGGCGGAAAAGGAATCTTCAACTCAAACTGATAAACGGTTTTTCCTTGTATTTCGACTCGCTGCACACTTTGAATAATCGTATTCGGAAAGAGCTTCGAAACGTCGTTGATCCTCGCTCGAGTCAGCGATTTCCCCATTACTGTAATGCCGTCTTTGGCGTTCTGAATCGATTCCAGCCAAACTGAACCTATCTTGCGGGAACTAATGTCGAGTTCCAGTAAAAGCTTGCTCCAGCGTTGCGAACCTGCCGACAGTGAATCCGAAACTGCAAGCATTCGCTGCATTTCCAGTAGCAGAGCATTCTGTTGTTCGAGTTCGGTACGTAACCACTGGTTTCCTTGTTCTTGTTGTTTTCGTAAAACCAAAGTCGATTTGTTTATCTTGACAGCTCGACTCTCTTTCATTGTCGAGAAAGCAAGAAATACGGTACTGACAAACAACAACAGGAGTAATAAATAGCCGTGCCAGGCAAAACTTAACACGCGTTGCGATCGTTTTACTGATTCAGGTAACAGGTTCGATTTCCAATAACCACTTGGGTCAAGCAATTTCAACGCTAACCCGATTGCGACAGTAAATTCAGGAAGAATCGATCGCTCTTCTTCGGTCAAACTGTAGTCGTCGCAGCCGCCATTTCCCAAAATCTTCACCTTAACTGCCGGATACTTCCGTTCAAAAAACTCTTTCGCTTCGATTTGAATTACTTGACCGGAAAGTGCTATCCGATGGATTTCCGCTATGCCAACTTCGTCCTGTTCTAAGAGTATTTTGCTTGCCAGCGTTTGCAACAATGCCGGTGAGACAGAGCCGGTTTGGATCAACGGTGCAACAGTAATAACATCGCTGCCATGCAGAATGATAAGATGAGTGTATTCCCGCCCGATGTGTATTAGAACAGTGATTTCTTGTGAGGCTGCAAGCCATTCCCGGTTCATTAAACCGACCAGCGATACTTCTACCGGGTCAATGAGACTGTATCGCATCCGAGGATTGCCCAGCGACTTTCGCATCGCTTCCAATCGGTTGATGAATACCATTTCATCACGGTGAACGATACACCAGGAAGGGGCGCCGGCTTGCAATTCTACGTGTGAGTTATTCGCGGTAACTGTTTCGCCAATTTTCGCTTGCGCGACACCGCGAATTCGATCCACTAATGTGTTCGGTTTGTCGGAGATTTGTGGTTCACCAGCGTTGAAGAAACGGACGTTGGCAGGGGCAATCGCGATTCCCAATTTTGATTTCATTAATGGAAGCCGCGCCAAAGCTGAGTGCAACAGTCGCTCATCGTCTTCTGGTGCTTCTCCCGAACCGACCATCCCGGCTACCGAAGCTTCTAAATCGGCTCCGAATGGTGATAGGTCAGCAGTCGGCATCGAACCGGTTAACGAAGTTGGACCCCCTTCAACCGGTGAACTTAAAGTTAACCGCTGGATCGAGAAAATGGCGATCCCGTGTTTGTTGCGGATGAGATGGGCGATCATTAAATCTTTGCCATCGGCTTGAAATCCGATCGCGTGATTTCCCGTTGGATATTTGACCGCACCTTTTGCCGTGAGCGCCATATTAGAGTCCCGAAAGTAATTCCTGCATACGCTTCTTGTTATTCGAATAGTCAAGTGCGGATTGGGGAGCGATTCGCCGCAACTGAACCAATCGTTTCAAATCCTGTTCGATGGTTGTCATTCCATCGGCAGATGACTCATGAATCATTTGATAAATTTCGGTGGTATTACCATTCCGAATTGCTGCCCGCACCGACGAATTTATTACGAGAACTTCTTTTGCTAGACAACGCTTGCTATCCAAGGTTGGAACTAATTTTTGCGATATGACACATTGTAGAACATCGGCAAGGCGCATCCGGACACGGGTTTGCTCAAGTTCTGGCACTTCTGCGATGATGCGGTCGATCGATTCGACGGCAGAGGCGGTGTGAAGAGTTGAGAACACTTTATGACCGGAGTCGGTGATATCGAGAGCGGTCATTATCGTTTCCGGATCACGCATTTCACCTATCACAATGATATCGGGATCTTGTCGAAGAGCTTGAACAGCACCATCTTTGAACGAACGTACATCACGTCCAACCTCACGATGGCGGACGATGCAGCGCTGCGATTGATGGATTGTCTCGATCGGCGAAGCGATAATCACGATGTGAGCATCGACGGTTTTATTGTTTGCGTCGATAATCGTATCGAGTGTTGTCGATTTGCCGGAACCGGTAATACCAGTGACCAACACCAATCCCATTTTTACATGCTGGAGAGATAACACCCTGGCAACATTCGGATGAAGTTCCAACTCCCGGAATGAGCGAATCGAACCGGCAATATGTCGCATATTCAGCGCGAGGTTGCCCATGTCGAAATATGCGTCAGCACGAAACCTTAACCGCGCCGATTCTCCCATGTTTGTTCGACTGACTTCAGTTGTATAGGAAAAGTCACAATTCCGGTTATCCCAAAGAATTTCAAGCTGTGTTTCATCGAGCAGGTTTAAGATGAGAACATTCGTTTGATCTGCAAGAAAACGTCCAATCGACTGTTCGGGTGACTTCACTCCATGAATGCGGTACCAGATATACCCATTCGCCGAATCGCCGCCAAAATCAATGTCGCTGGCTTTCATATCCGGCATCTTGGTTACCAATTCCTGCATCATCGAATAGAGTGGACGTCGCTCCCGCCAATCCATTTTATGCAATACCAATGAAATCTGTTTGAGTCGCTCGAGTCCATCGGCAAATGGATCGATTTCATTGAGTACCGAATCGGTAATTTTTTCTAGTTCATCATTCATCAGTCGACCGTCCCGTAAACGGTTCTTCCGGCTTGACCGAAAATCGGACTCGTAATGGTTACAGTAATCGATGCTTCGACCGGTGCCAAAGTATCCTCAGGAGAAAAATCGGATAATGAAAAGTAAAAATTCGTCCAGGCTGGACTTTGGGTATCGGGATAAATTAATGAAACATCGCCGTTAAGCTGACCGGCGGTCGATTGGACAAAGAACCGGGTTCCAGCCGAAAGTGGGTGGTCGTAGATATCGGCAACGTGAACGCTAAACCCTTGTGTTCCGCCATTTTCTATCTCAAATGAGCTGGGATCGATATCAATTGTGGCTACACCTCCGGTCCACAACAACGTACCAAAAATCGTATAAGAATGGCCAGTCCAATCAACAGTCTGGGAAAAGACCCGGGACCAACCCGATGTCGAGAAGGGATAGGGATTGCCGCTCTGGAGCAGAACGGAAGCCCGTCCGAAATCATCAGTTATACCTTGTGCTTCAATAACGCCGTTTTCCGAGGAGAAATACACATTTGTACCAGCGGGAACCGGATTGGAGTAACGGTCGCCGACGATTACATAAACCGTATCAACCATACCCATAACACCTAATGTCGGGAAATTAATATTGGCGAAACCGAGTGTGGTGTGCACTGAATCAGGCGGTCCGGAATGAATGGTCATCCGAACTGGCCGGGCGCGGATTGTATCCTGTACGGTTGCAAGAATCTGAATTGTTCCCGGACGGGTTCCTGAGAACAATGCGCAAACTGCCCGTCCATTCTCATCGGTTTGAGCACTATC is drawn from bacterium and contains these coding sequences:
- a CDS encoding ATPase, T2SS/T4P/T4SS family gives rise to the protein MNDELEKITDSVLNEIDPFADGLERLKQISLVLHKMDWRERRPLYSMMQELVTKMPDMKASDIDFGGDSANGYIWYRIHGVKSPEQSIGRFLADQTNVLILNLLDETQLEILWDNRNCDFSYTTEVSRTNMGESARLRFRADAYFDMGNLALNMRHIAGSIRSFRELELHPNVARVLSLQHVKMGLVLVTGITGSGKSTTLDTIIDANNKTVDAHIVIIASPIETIHQSQRCIVRHREVGRDVRSFKDGAVQALRQDPDIIVIGEMRDPETIMTALDITDSGHKVFSTLHTASAVESIDRIIAEVPELEQTRVRMRLADVLQCVISQKLVPTLDSKRCLAKEVLVINSSVRAAIRNGNTTEIYQMIHESSADGMTTIEQDLKRLVQLRRIAPQSALDYSNNKKRMQELLSGL
- a CDS encoding carboxypeptidase regulatory-like domain-containing protein — its product is MKFRQILITILLPLAFFSCKSSEDGVSPTSATIEGTVVDEITSRGVPSVLIRTLQYNETTTTDSTGHFQLELAVGDSFSGNVTLEASRGGYVTQRTDVRVNSGQLANMPTMRLIRSGDTSGTSSGEAVSIIYIGSDVASISVRETGTVETARLTFEARDIRSIPVDINNRVTMHFQIEGATGGGEYLGNDSAQTDENGRAVCALFSGTRPGTIQILATVQDTIRARPVRMTIHSGPPDSVHTTLGFANINFPTLGVMGMVDTVYVIVGDRYSNPVPAGTNVYFSSENGVIEAQGITDDFGRASVLLQSGNPYPFSTSGWSRVFSQTVDWTGHSYTIFGTLLWTGGVATIDIDPSSFEIENGGTQGFSVHVADIYDHPLSAGTRFFVQSTAGQLNGDVSLIYPDTQSPAWTNFYFSLSDFSPEDTLAPVEASITVTITSPIFGQAGRTVYGTVD